The following are from one region of the Corynebacterium hindlerae genome:
- a CDS encoding Tex family protein, with protein MIKVIAIELGISENQVEAVQKLLDEGNTVPFIARYRKEVTGGLDDTQLRTIEERLTYLRELEDRKAAVLKAIDEQGKLTDDLRALIDGVTTKARLEDLYLPFKKRRKTKADIAREAGLEALTDRLVAGEEPDLAAFYTEGFADDKAVLEGARAILADRFAMDADLVGEVRDEMYQRGSMQACVVEGKEQEGAKFKDYFEFSESFESLPSHRILALLRGESEGVLHLNLDADDAFFEGLIKDRFGLGDTQWINDAVHWGWKTKLYISAGLDTRMRLKDKAEEGALEVFKKNLRDVLLAAPAGQRATLGLDPGYRNGVKCAVVDPTGKVLDTTIVYPHQPQNQWSQAVQRLAGLVATHGVDLLAIGNGTASRETEKLAGEIASMIADAGGKKPTPVVVSEAGASVYSASKIAAEEFPDMDVSLRGAVSIARRLQDPLAELVKVDPKSIGVGQYQHDVNQTALARALDNVVEDAVNAVGVDLNSASAPLLTRVAGINGTIADNIVAYRDEHGAFASRTALKKVPRLGPKAFQQCAGFLRINGGKDPLDASAVHPEAYPVVKKISAATGLSVADLIGNSKVLAELSPNDFADDTFGVPTVTDIIAELDKPGRDPRPEFKTATFKEGVEKVSDLKPGMILEGTVTNVAAFGAFVDVGVHQDGLVHVSQLANKYVSDPHEVVRSGQVVKVRVLEVDEQRQRISLTMKLEETPQHTRKPRGNKKGSSGRREAPAPAGSMAEALKKAGFGR; from the coding sequence ATGATCAAGGTCATTGCAATCGAACTCGGAATCTCCGAAAACCAGGTCGAAGCCGTCCAGAAACTCCTCGATGAGGGAAACACCGTCCCGTTCATCGCGCGTTATCGCAAGGAAGTCACCGGCGGCCTCGATGACACCCAACTGCGCACCATCGAAGAGCGCCTCACCTACCTGCGCGAACTCGAAGACCGCAAAGCCGCGGTGCTCAAGGCGATTGATGAGCAGGGCAAGCTCACCGACGACCTGCGCGCGCTTATCGACGGCGTGACCACCAAAGCTCGTCTCGAAGACCTGTACCTGCCATTTAAGAAGCGTCGCAAAACCAAGGCGGACATTGCCCGTGAAGCAGGGCTTGAGGCGCTCACTGATCGGCTCGTGGCTGGCGAGGAACCTGACCTCGCTGCGTTCTACACCGAGGGGTTCGCGGACGACAAGGCAGTACTCGAAGGGGCGCGGGCGATCCTAGCGGACCGTTTCGCCATGGACGCCGACCTGGTGGGCGAGGTCCGCGACGAGATGTATCAGCGCGGATCCATGCAGGCCTGCGTGGTAGAAGGCAAAGAACAGGAGGGCGCCAAGTTCAAGGATTACTTTGAGTTTTCGGAGTCCTTCGAATCCTTGCCGTCGCACCGTATCCTGGCATTGCTGCGCGGCGAGTCCGAAGGCGTGTTGCACCTGAATTTGGACGCCGACGACGCGTTCTTTGAAGGCCTGATCAAGGATCGTTTCGGGTTGGGAGATACCCAGTGGATCAATGATGCCGTGCACTGGGGCTGGAAAACGAAACTGTATATTTCCGCAGGTCTGGACACCCGCATGCGCCTGAAGGATAAAGCTGAGGAAGGGGCGCTGGAAGTGTTCAAGAAGAACTTGCGCGACGTTCTCCTGGCTGCGCCTGCTGGCCAGCGCGCCACCCTCGGCCTGGACCCTGGCTACCGAAACGGCGTGAAATGCGCCGTGGTCGACCCGACCGGCAAAGTCTTGGACACCACGATCGTGTACCCGCACCAGCCACAAAATCAATGGTCACAGGCAGTGCAGAGGTTAGCAGGTTTGGTGGCAACCCATGGGGTAGACCTGCTGGCAATCGGTAACGGCACCGCCTCCCGCGAAACCGAGAAACTCGCTGGGGAGATCGCCTCCATGATTGCCGACGCCGGCGGCAAGAAGCCGACCCCGGTGGTGGTTTCCGAAGCTGGTGCCTCGGTGTATTCGGCGTCCAAGATTGCAGCAGAAGAATTCCCCGACATGGATGTCTCATTGCGTGGCGCAGTGTCCATCGCGCGTCGCCTGCAGGACCCGCTCGCCGAGCTGGTGAAGGTGGATCCGAAGTCGATTGGGGTAGGGCAGTATCAGCACGACGTGAACCAGACTGCGCTGGCTCGCGCCCTGGACAACGTGGTGGAAGACGCGGTGAATGCGGTCGGCGTCGATCTGAACTCTGCGTCCGCACCGCTACTTACCCGAGTGGCTGGAATCAACGGCACGATCGCAGACAACATCGTGGCCTACCGCGATGAGCATGGCGCTTTCGCGTCCCGCACCGCGCTAAAGAAGGTGCCCCGCTTGGGGCCGAAGGCATTTCAGCAGTGCGCCGGCTTCCTACGAATCAACGGCGGTAAGGATCCCCTCGATGCGTCGGCCGTGCACCCGGAGGCTTACCCGGTGGTGAAGAAGATTTCGGCAGCGACCGGGCTTTCGGTGGCCGACCTCATCGGGAACTCGAAAGTGTTGGCCGAGCTCAGCCCGAACGATTTTGCCGACGATACCTTCGGCGTCCCGACGGTGACCGACATCATCGCTGAGCTCGATAAACCGGGCCGCGACCCGCGTCCCGAATTCAAAACGGCCACCTTCAAAGAAGGCGTGGAGAAGGTGTCGGACCTGAAACCAGGAATGATCCTGGAAGGCACTGTCACCAACGTGGCTGCCTTCGGCGCCTTCGTGGATGTGGGAGTTCACCAAGACGGCCTGGTCCACGTCTCCCAGCTGGCCAACAAGTACGTCTCCGACCCCCACGAGGTGGTGCGATCCGGACAGGTGGTGAAGGTGCGTGTGCTGGAGGTCGACGAACAACGGCAACGAATCTCGTTGACCATGAAGCTGGAGGAAACCCCGCAGCACACCCGGAAACCGCGCGGCAACAAGAAGGGAAGCAGTGGACGTCGTGAAGCGCCTGCACCTGCTGGCTCTATGGCGGAAGCGTTGAAGAAAGCTGGATTTGGTCGCTAG
- a CDS encoding ASCH domain-containing protein, whose translation MISPEERNLIRVVRSHAEQTSNGDATTVAAGLLTASGQIILGVNVYHFLGGPCAEVSALSKHAEIAADDPVTTVVAVYGPAGDVLSPCGKCRQILFDLDPNIKAIVRTPNGFVSFAIRKLLPHPYDWRAAENPQCLYMWEGYEGMIRSGVKQQTIRVDDPFVPGPATIVFEKSDGSVVELAATVSSSRTILRHELTDEIARADGFMNLKELNAALDIHYPELEENSEVDVVSFELGPMR comes from the coding sequence ATGATTTCTCCTGAAGAAAGAAACCTTATCCGCGTCGTCCGCAGCCATGCGGAGCAGACGTCTAATGGAGATGCAACAACTGTGGCAGCCGGTCTACTCACAGCCTCTGGGCAGATCATCCTCGGTGTGAATGTGTACCACTTTCTCGGTGGCCCCTGCGCAGAAGTCTCTGCGCTCAGCAAACATGCAGAAATTGCTGCCGACGACCCTGTTACAACTGTCGTGGCTGTATATGGACCGGCAGGTGACGTCCTCTCGCCGTGTGGGAAGTGCCGTCAGATCCTGTTTGACCTTGATCCCAACATCAAGGCAATCGTGCGCACTCCTAATGGGTTCGTGAGCTTTGCAATTCGTAAGCTCCTTCCTCACCCATATGATTGGCGCGCAGCTGAAAACCCTCAGTGCCTATACATGTGGGAGGGGTATGAAGGCATGATCCGTTCGGGAGTAAAACAACAAACCATTCGTGTCGATGACCCGTTTGTACCAGGCCCTGCCACGATTGTGTTTGAAAAAAGTGACGGCTCGGTGGTGGAACTTGCGGCCACAGTAAGCAGTTCCCGCACGATCTTAAGACACGAGCTGACCGACGAGATAGCTCGCGCCGATGGGTTTATGAATCTCAAGGAACTCAACGCTGCCCTCGATATTCATTATCCGGAATTAGAAGAAAATTCGGAGGTCGACGTCGTAAGTTTCGAGTTGGGCCCGATGCGCTAA
- a CDS encoding SDR family NAD(P)-dependent oxidoreductase: MGRAIVQRLAADGYHVTFTWHSNESAAPTAIQADLSTIKGMDQFLDQVKGNSFDVVVNNATTVTEISPITTTSLESWQENFAIGVTAPFMLIKELGPLMPSGASNINISSLNTLMPQPGIAGYCAAKAALESLTQVAARELLSMR; this comes from the coding sequence ATTGGGCGGGCTATCGTGCAGCGCCTCGCAGCTGACGGTTACCATGTGACCTTCACCTGGCATAGCAATGAATCTGCAGCTCCCACGGCGATTCAAGCGGACCTTAGTACTATCAAAGGAATGGATCAGTTTCTTGACCAAGTGAAGGGCAACAGTTTCGATGTTGTAGTTAACAACGCCACTACAGTTACTGAGATTTCCCCGATAACAACCACATCCCTGGAGTCTTGGCAGGAAAACTTCGCGATCGGCGTCACCGCCCCTTTCATGCTCATTAAGGAGCTTGGGCCTCTGATGCCATCGGGCGCCTCGAACATCAATATCTCTTCGCTCAACACACTCATGCCCCAACCCGGTATTGCTGGATACTGCGCGGCGAAAGCAGCTTTGGAATCTCTCACTCAGGTAGCAGCAAGGGAGTTACTGTCAATGCGCTAA
- a CDS encoding asparaginase, whose amino-acid sequence MSSHGFSRRHFLAGSALVTAGGFLAACNSGASSTTESSASTEAKDKNKDKDKVDYKSISGKLVMLATGGTIASQKDASGALVPTVSGEELLKKVYEKFDKDKLSIEVRQVSQLDSSAMTLKDTDGILSQVHDTLKEDGVTGIIVSHGTDSMEETAIAIDTFLDADQPVVLTGSMFPFDDPDTDGPDNLTLAVTAATDPKNKGKGAFIAFGGKILRARGAYKMDASSKDGFDTNASGEIKRPKPLPLTKLDGTRVDIIAAYPGAPGELVIAAIDSGAKGLVIEGMGSGNVGGDIADAIVEVAEKGIPVVMSTRVDKGLVEGTYGGAGGGATLAEKGVIGSGILRPGQSRILVVAALATGTDVKELFPQE is encoded by the coding sequence ATGAGTAGCCACGGGTTTTCTCGTCGGCATTTCCTCGCCGGCAGCGCGCTAGTCACCGCTGGGGGTTTTCTCGCAGCGTGTAATTCTGGCGCCTCGTCGACCACGGAATCCTCAGCGTCTACCGAGGCCAAGGATAAGAACAAGGACAAAGACAAAGTCGACTACAAGTCGATCTCCGGCAAGCTCGTGATGCTGGCCACCGGCGGCACCATCGCCAGCCAGAAAGATGCCTCCGGAGCGTTGGTCCCCACCGTCAGTGGCGAGGAGCTACTGAAAAAGGTGTATGAGAAGTTCGATAAGGACAAGCTCTCCATCGAGGTGCGGCAGGTCAGTCAGCTAGATTCTTCGGCGATGACGCTCAAGGACACCGACGGCATCCTCAGCCAGGTCCATGACACCCTGAAGGAGGATGGGGTCACCGGCATCATCGTCTCCCACGGCACGGATTCCATGGAAGAAACCGCCATTGCAATTGACACCTTCCTGGACGCAGACCAGCCCGTGGTGCTCACAGGTTCGATGTTCCCCTTTGACGATCCTGACACCGACGGCCCTGATAACCTCACGCTGGCGGTCACTGCAGCCACGGATCCCAAAAACAAAGGCAAAGGCGCCTTTATCGCCTTCGGCGGGAAGATCCTGCGGGCCCGCGGCGCCTACAAGATGGACGCCTCCAGCAAGGATGGCTTCGATACCAATGCATCAGGCGAGATCAAGCGCCCGAAACCACTGCCACTGACGAAGCTGGATGGCACACGCGTGGACATCATCGCAGCCTACCCCGGCGCGCCCGGCGAACTGGTCATAGCCGCGATCGACTCTGGCGCGAAAGGCTTGGTCATCGAGGGTATGGGCTCTGGAAACGTAGGCGGCGACATTGCCGATGCCATCGTCGAGGTTGCCGAGAAAGGTATCCCGGTTGTGATGTCTACCCGCGTGGACAAGGGCTTGGTGGAAGGAACTTATGGCGGTGCTGGCGGTGGCGCCACACTGGCTGAGAAAGGCGTGATCGGTTCGGGTATCCTCCGCCCGGGCCAATCCCGAATCCTCGTCGTTGCTGCGCTCGCCACCGGCACCGACGTGAAAGAACTATTCCCTCAGGAATAA